In Thermomonas carbonis, a single genomic region encodes these proteins:
- a CDS encoding TonB-dependent receptor: protein MHASKRNSRKTVLPSPHRRLPLAVAIAMVMCAPQAWAQDAAPEGQEKDARTLDTVTVTAQKREENLQKVPISLQVLGNTQLEQQNVSDFDDYAKLIPSLTYGTAGGGVFSGPGFVQVYMRGIASGGDGNHSGSQPSAGMYLDDQPITTIQGALDIHMYDIERVEALAGPQGTLYGASSQSGTVRIITRKPDSSAFSAGYSVEANGIDGGGFGHVLEGFVNIPISDRAAVRLVGWQKHDAGYVDNIRGTRTYPTSGITDDNADLAEDDYNTADTMGLRGALRFDINDNWTITPQLIAQKQKAYGSAGIDPNTGNPDMGYDASSGDMAVKHFFPESSNDRWHQAALTVEGKIGNFDLTYVFSQLKRDVDSESDYSDYGFWYDTLAGYGAYFYDDNGDYINPAQYIQATDGYKRTSHELRVSSPQENRFRMVAGLFWQQQSHDIFQRYKVDNLTQDFWVNGWEDTIWLTAQQRKDRDEAVFGELSFDITDAITVTGGMRWFKANNSLKGFFGYGDGFSGSTGVSQCFSNEAFNGAPCTNLDKRVSERDSLGKVNLTWQIDDNKMIYATWSEGYRPGGINRRGTLPPYTSDFLTNYELGWKTTWGNAFVFNGALFRADWEDFQFSYLGQNGLTEIRNANSAQVDGLELDLSWAASYNLQISGGFAWYDAKLTRNYCGWIRPDGEPETVCPPGTLNPNGDPVDGPQAASGTRLPITPKFKGALNARYTWDLAGGEAYWQASASHVGNRRVDLREAETALLGTLAAYTTADVSVGWSKDNWSIDLFLKNAFDERAEMSRFAQCAALTCGNQPYTVIAQPRTFGIRFSQSF, encoded by the coding sequence ATGCACGCAAGCAAGCGCAACAGCCGCAAGACCGTTTTGCCCAGTCCGCACCGCCGCCTGCCGCTGGCAGTCGCCATCGCGATGGTGATGTGCGCGCCACAGGCATGGGCGCAGGATGCCGCCCCGGAGGGTCAGGAGAAGGACGCGCGCACCCTCGACACGGTCACGGTGACCGCGCAGAAACGCGAGGAGAACCTGCAGAAGGTGCCGATCAGCCTGCAGGTGCTGGGCAACACCCAGCTGGAGCAGCAGAACGTCTCCGACTTCGACGACTACGCCAAGCTGATCCCCAGCCTGACTTACGGCACCGCCGGCGGCGGCGTGTTCTCCGGCCCCGGCTTCGTGCAGGTGTACATGCGCGGCATCGCCAGCGGCGGCGACGGCAACCACTCCGGTTCCCAGCCCAGCGCCGGCATGTACCTGGACGACCAGCCGATCACCACGATCCAGGGCGCGCTGGACATCCACATGTACGACATCGAGCGCGTCGAGGCGCTGGCCGGTCCGCAGGGCACGCTGTACGGCGCCAGTTCGCAGTCCGGCACGGTGCGCATCATCACCCGCAAGCCGGATTCGTCGGCGTTCTCGGCCGGCTATTCGGTGGAAGCCAACGGCATCGACGGCGGCGGCTTCGGCCACGTGCTGGAAGGCTTCGTCAACATCCCGATCAGCGACCGCGCCGCGGTGCGCCTGGTCGGCTGGCAGAAGCACGATGCCGGCTACGTGGACAACATCCGCGGCACCCGCACCTATCCGACCTCGGGCATCACCGACGACAACGCCGACCTGGCCGAGGACGATTACAACACCGCCGACACCATGGGCCTGCGCGGCGCGTTGCGCTTCGACATCAACGACAACTGGACGATCACCCCGCAGCTGATCGCGCAGAAGCAGAAGGCCTACGGCAGCGCCGGCATCGACCCCAACACCGGCAACCCGGACATGGGCTACGACGCCTCCAGCGGCGACATGGCGGTGAAGCATTTCTTCCCGGAATCGTCCAACGATCGCTGGCACCAGGCGGCGCTGACGGTGGAGGGCAAGATCGGCAACTTCGACCTGACCTACGTGTTCTCGCAGCTCAAGCGCGATGTCGATTCCGAATCCGACTACAGCGACTACGGCTTCTGGTACGACACCCTGGCGGGCTACGGCGCTTATTTCTACGACGACAACGGCGACTACATCAATCCGGCGCAGTACATCCAGGCGACCGACGGCTACAAGCGCACCAGTCACGAGCTGCGAGTGTCCTCTCCGCAGGAGAACCGTTTCCGCATGGTCGCCGGCCTGTTCTGGCAGCAGCAGAGCCACGACATCTTCCAGCGCTACAAGGTCGACAACCTCACCCAGGATTTCTGGGTCAACGGCTGGGAAGACACCATCTGGCTGACCGCGCAACAGCGCAAGGATCGCGACGAGGCGGTGTTCGGCGAACTGTCGTTCGACATCACCGACGCGATCACCGTGACCGGTGGCATGCGCTGGTTCAAGGCCAACAATTCGCTGAAGGGCTTCTTCGGCTACGGCGACGGCTTCAGCGGCAGCACCGGTGTCTCGCAGTGCTTCTCCAACGAAGCATTCAACGGCGCGCCCTGCACCAACCTGGACAAGCGCGTCAGCGAGCGCGACTCGCTGGGCAAGGTCAACCTGACTTGGCAGATCGACGACAACAAGATGATCTACGCGACCTGGTCGGAAGGCTACCGGCCGGGCGGCATCAACCGTCGCGGCACGCTGCCGCCGTACACGTCCGACTTCCTGACCAACTACGAGTTGGGCTGGAAGACCACGTGGGGCAATGCCTTCGTGTTCAACGGGGCGCTGTTCCGCGCCGATTGGGAGGATTTCCAGTTCTCCTACCTGGGGCAAAACGGCCTGACCGAGATCCGCAATGCCAACAGTGCGCAGGTCGATGGCCTGGAGCTCGACCTCAGCTGGGCGGCCAGCTACAACCTTCAGATCAGCGGCGGCTTCGCCTGGTACGACGCCAAGCTGACCCGCAACTACTGCGGCTGGATCCGTCCCGACGGCGAACCGGAAACGGTCTGCCCGCCCGGCACGCTGAATCCCAACGGCGATCCGGTCGATGGCCCGCAGGCTGCATCCGGCACGCGCCTGCCGATCACCCCGAAGTTCAAGGGTGCGTTGAATGCCCGCTACACCTGGGACCTCGCCGGCGGAGAAGCCTACTGGCAGGCCTCGGCCTCGCACGTCGGCAATCGCCGGGTCGACCTGCGCGAAGCCGAGACCGCATTGCTCGGCACCCTGGCCGCGTACACCACGGCCGATGTTTCGGTGGGCTGGAGCAAGGACAACTGGTCGATCGACCTGTTCCTGAAAAACGCCTTCGATGAACGCGCCGAGATGAGCCGCTTCGCCCAGTGCGCCGCGCTGACCTGCGGCAACCAGCCGTACACGGTGATCGCGCAACCGCGCACGTTCGGGATCCGCTTCAGCCAGTCGTTCTGA
- a CDS encoding DUF2867 domain-containing protein, with product MLVASGKADIPGLTELLPDTVLAHLHAHPPCSGDIPTIALSLDGPPGGLLDSGCSVVRRAAGRLRGLAEAWRTAGGFIARRGRAVTELASPPAGSLLSSQLSEGFEHEDSFEVVLHAANLRGQLASDLLADVLEGFLANRPAGVSWLMRLRNVLVRPLRLRTSPLGCPVSSLLSPNRDNLFAGRHPVLDQATDPRGLHAQVLLGADDRHLRFRSCVGVRIAGDEARITLGTRVQARNLFGRFYMACIEGAHRRYVSPAMLLLAVEHAQRRLHPATDPATAIAL from the coding sequence ATGCTGGTGGCCTCCGGCAAGGCCGATATCCCCGGCCTGACAGAACTGTTGCCCGATACCGTGCTCGCCCATCTGCACGCGCATCCACCGTGCTCCGGGGATATACCAACCATTGCACTGTCGCTGGACGGCCCCCCGGGAGGTCTGTTGGATTCGGGCTGCAGCGTCGTTCGTCGCGCCGCCGGACGCCTGCGCGGACTTGCAGAGGCGTGGCGCACCGCCGGCGGTTTCATCGCCCGTCGCGGCCGTGCAGTGACCGAACTCGCATCACCGCCCGCGGGTTCGTTGCTGTCTTCGCAATTGAGCGAAGGATTCGAACACGAGGACAGCTTCGAAGTGGTGCTGCATGCCGCCAACCTGCGTGGCCAACTGGCAAGCGACCTGCTTGCCGATGTGCTGGAAGGATTCCTGGCCAATCGACCGGCCGGCGTGAGCTGGCTGATGCGCCTGCGCAATGTGCTGGTACGCCCGCTGCGCCTGCGCACGTCGCCGTTGGGGTGCCCGGTGTCGTCGCTGCTTTCGCCGAATCGCGACAACCTGTTCGCCGGTCGCCATCCGGTGCTCGACCAGGCCACCGACCCGCGCGGACTGCATGCTCAGGTCCTGCTCGGCGCCGACGACCGCCACCTGCGTTTCCGCTCCTGCGTGGGCGTGCGCATTGCGGGCGATGAAGCGCGGATCACCCTTGGGACGCGCGTGCAGGCGCGCAACCTCTTCGGCCGTTTCTACATGGCCTGCATCGAAGGCGCGCATCGCCGCTACGTCTCGCCGGCGATGCTGTTGCTCGCGGTCGAGCACGCGCAACGCCGGCTGCATCCGGCCACGGATCCGGCGACGGCGATCGCCCTCTGA
- a CDS encoding metalloregulator ArsR/SmtB family transcription factor, whose amino-acid sequence MSADRIFEALSSSARRQILAYLSAGELSAGEIGERFSMTAPAISRHLSLLEAAGLVSGERRGQFIVYRLNGDNLVNTLTGFAFELCPTAGPLKRESRAKTKAKAR is encoded by the coding sequence ATGAGCGCGGATCGCATCTTCGAAGCCCTCTCGTCCTCGGCACGCCGGCAAATCCTTGCTTACCTGTCTGCAGGCGAACTCAGCGCCGGGGAGATCGGCGAACGCTTCTCGATGACCGCGCCCGCGATCTCCCGGCACCTGTCCCTGCTGGAAGCCGCCGGGCTGGTCTCGGGCGAGCGCCGTGGCCAGTTCATCGTGTATCGCCTCAACGGCGACAACCTCGTCAATACGCTGACCGGCTTCGCCTTCGAGCTTTGCCCGACGGCGGGTCCGTTGAAACGCGAGTCGCGCGCCAAGACGAAGGCAAAGGCGCGCTGA
- a CDS encoding peptidylprolyl isomerase, producing MLRPFPYSGCPMRPALLAIALSFAIVAPALAQDAAKPKYRSAKEIIDAAPASAWRDLDPANTLYMELPAGRVVIELAPGFAPEHVANIKTMAKGGFWDGLAIYRSQDNFVVQFGDAEGEEAGKAKAYPSGTRTKLPAEFTRDAKGARFDKLPDIDGWAPEVGFIDGMPAARDPKTGKAWMAHCYGMLGAGRNNAPDSSIGAELYVAIGQAPRALDRQLSAVGRVVKGMELLSVIPRGPEPMGFYEKPEQRAPILSIKLASDVPEAQRTPLQLLRTDSQAFIDATEARRNRVDGFYTIPVGHIDLCNVPLPVRATPAK from the coding sequence ATGCTTCGGCCTTTCCCGTATTCCGGATGCCCCATGCGCCCTGCCTTGCTCGCCATCGCCCTGTCGTTCGCCATCGTCGCGCCCGCGTTGGCGCAGGACGCCGCCAAGCCCAAATACCGCAGCGCCAAGGAAATCATCGATGCCGCGCCGGCGAGCGCCTGGCGCGACCTCGACCCGGCCAACACCCTGTACATGGAATTGCCGGCCGGTCGCGTGGTCATCGAGCTCGCACCGGGCTTTGCGCCGGAGCACGTGGCCAACATCAAGACCATGGCCAAGGGCGGCTTCTGGGATGGCCTGGCGATCTATCGCTCGCAGGACAACTTCGTGGTCCAGTTCGGCGATGCCGAGGGCGAGGAAGCCGGAAAGGCGAAGGCCTACCCTTCGGGCACCCGCACCAAGCTGCCCGCCGAATTCACCCGCGATGCCAAGGGCGCGCGCTTCGACAAGCTGCCCGACATCGACGGCTGGGCACCCGAGGTCGGTTTCATCGACGGCATGCCCGCCGCGCGCGACCCGAAGACAGGCAAGGCGTGGATGGCCCACTGCTACGGCATGCTTGGTGCCGGCCGCAACAACGCCCCCGACAGCAGCATCGGCGCGGAGCTTTACGTCGCCATCGGACAGGCACCGCGTGCGCTGGATCGCCAGTTGAGCGCGGTCGGCCGGGTGGTCAAGGGCATGGAGCTGCTGAGCGTCATCCCGCGCGGCCCGGAACCGATGGGCTTCTACGAGAAGCCCGAGCAGCGCGCGCCGATCCTCTCCATCAAGCTCGCCAGCGATGTGCCCGAAGCGCAGCGCACCCCGTTGCAATTGCTGCGCACCGACAGCCAGGCCTTCATCGATGCCACCGAGGCCCGCCGCAACCGCGTCGACGGCTTCTACACGATCCCGGTCGGCCACATCGACCTGTGCAACGTGCCGTTGCCGGTGCGGGCAACGCCGGCGAAGTGA
- a CDS encoding PadR family transcriptional regulator codes for MDEALLRKFHKELSAGTVSLALLAVVAASVEPMYGYQIAKRLEQTGDGVLAGKQSALYPVLRNLEGAGLLDSFVEPSVSGPPRRYYRATPAGRDALVDWTAAWRATRDSLDAVLKEATA; via the coding sequence ATGGACGAAGCCCTGTTACGGAAATTCCACAAGGAGCTCAGCGCCGGCACGGTGTCGCTCGCCTTGTTGGCGGTGGTGGCGGCCTCGGTCGAGCCGATGTACGGCTACCAGATCGCCAAGCGGCTGGAGCAGACCGGCGACGGCGTGCTGGCCGGCAAGCAGAGCGCGCTGTATCCGGTGCTGCGCAATCTCGAAGGCGCCGGCCTGCTCGACAGCTTCGTCGAGCCCTCGGTCAGCGGGCCGCCGCGCCGCTACTACCGTGCGACGCCTGCCGGCCGCGACGCCCTGGTCGACTGGACCGCCGCCTGGCGCGCCACCCGCGATTCCCTCGATGCCGTGCTCAAGGAAGCCACCGCATGA
- a CDS encoding sensor domain-containing protein: MNAMHDLPTTIPAYLERLRRALDGCDPALAQDALYDAEDYLRSELAANAGKSEAEVIAAVAGSYGAPDEVADIYRDTETRVQTALRAPPPPPRKSLLGRFFGVLVDPHTYGSLFYMLLALATGIFYFVWVVMGLSLSAGLAILIIGIPFFILFIGATRILALVEGRLVEVMLGERMPRRPLYSDRSLPVLQRIGAMFTDPRTWGTMLYFVAMLPLGIAYFIVVVVTMSIGLALIAAPIAQALGYGTHIHITHTGWFDPTSPWAWPLLVLAGLLLVFATLHLARLIGRMHGKLAKYLLVHGAVV, translated from the coding sequence ATGAACGCCATGCATGACCTGCCCACCACCATCCCCGCCTACCTGGAACGCCTGCGCCGCGCGCTGGATGGCTGCGACCCGGCGCTGGCACAGGACGCCCTGTACGACGCCGAGGACTACCTGCGTTCGGAACTCGCCGCCAATGCCGGCAAGTCCGAGGCCGAGGTGATCGCCGCAGTCGCCGGCAGCTACGGTGCGCCCGATGAAGTCGCCGACATCTATCGCGACACCGAGACCCGCGTGCAGACCGCGCTGCGCGCGCCGCCGCCGCCGCCTCGCAAATCGCTGCTCGGTCGCTTCTTCGGCGTGCTGGTGGATCCGCACACCTACGGCTCGCTGTTCTACATGCTGCTGGCGCTGGCCACCGGCATCTTCTACTTCGTGTGGGTGGTAATGGGCCTGTCGCTGTCCGCGGGCCTGGCGATCCTGATCATCGGCATCCCGTTCTTCATCCTGTTCATCGGCGCGACCCGCATCCTGGCGCTGGTGGAAGGGCGGCTGGTCGAGGTCATGCTGGGCGAGCGCATGCCGCGCCGACCGCTGTACAGCGACAGGAGCCTGCCGGTACTGCAGCGGATCGGCGCGATGTTCACCGACCCGCGCACGTGGGGCACGATGCTGTACTTCGTGGCGATGCTGCCGCTTGGCATCGCGTACTTCATCGTCGTCGTGGTGACGATGAGCATCGGCCTGGCGCTGATCGCCGCACCGATCGCGCAGGCGCTGGGCTACGGCACCCACATCCACATCACCCACACCGGCTGGTTCGATCCGACGTCGCCGTGGGCCTGGCCGTTGCTGGTGCTGGCGGGCCTGCTACTGGTGTTCGCTACCTTGCACCTGGCGCGACTGATCGGCCGCATGCACGGCAAACTGGCCAAGTACCTGCTGGTTCACGGCGCCGTGGTCTGA
- a CDS encoding class I SAM-dependent DNA methyltransferase: MTKTYDRAYFDRWYRNREIGGAARLARKVALAVATAEYHLERPIRSVIDIGCGEGAWRAPLLKLRPKLAYLGFDASEYAIARHGRRRNLHLARFADFEFLRPCPPADLLVCSDVLHYLPTRELERGLPALAELCGGVAFIEAFAREDEAVGDDHEFKSRPASFYTTRLRALGLRPLGSHCWLSPALAGQATALELPG, from the coding sequence ATGACCAAGACCTACGACCGCGCCTACTTCGACCGCTGGTACCGCAATCGCGAAATTGGCGGTGCGGCGCGACTCGCGCGCAAGGTCGCGCTGGCCGTCGCCACCGCCGAATACCACCTGGAGCGGCCGATCCGCAGCGTCATCGACATCGGCTGCGGGGAAGGTGCGTGGCGCGCCCCATTGCTGAAACTGCGACCGAAGCTGGCCTACCTCGGCTTCGATGCCAGCGAGTACGCGATCGCCCGCCATGGCCGCCGCCGCAACCTGCACCTGGCGCGCTTCGCCGACTTCGAGTTCCTGCGTCCCTGCCCGCCCGCCGACCTGCTGGTCTGCAGCGACGTGCTGCACTACCTGCCAACCCGGGAACTTGAGCGCGGCCTGCCCGCCCTGGCCGAACTCTGTGGCGGCGTGGCCTTCATCGAAGCCTTCGCCCGCGAGGACGAAGCGGTGGGCGACGACCACGAGTTCAAGTCGCGGCCGGCGTCGTTCTACACGACGCGGCTGCGTGCGCTCGGCCTGCGTCCGTTGGGCTCGCATTGCTGGTTGTCGCCGGCCCTGGCCGGGCAGGCGACCGCGCTGGAATTGCCGGGCTGA
- a CDS encoding CopD family protein, which yields MAYLLTKTAHLVFVIAWMATVFYLPRILVNIAEAGDEPAVRARLVLMGRRLYGFGHTMFGIAVVLGAVLWLHFGFGGGWLHAKLALVAALLAYFIVTGRWLKGVDAGRKLPSPTALRWFNEAPVVLLFAIVYLVLAKPF from the coding sequence ATGGCCTACCTGCTGACCAAGACCGCGCACCTGGTGTTCGTGATCGCATGGATGGCGACGGTGTTCTACCTGCCGCGGATCCTGGTCAACATCGCCGAAGCGGGCGACGAGCCTGCGGTTCGCGCGCGGCTGGTGCTGATGGGCCGGCGCTTGTACGGCTTCGGCCACACCATGTTCGGCATCGCCGTCGTGCTCGGCGCGGTCCTGTGGCTGCATTTCGGCTTCGGCGGTGGCTGGCTGCACGCCAAGCTGGCGTTGGTCGCAGCGTTGCTGGCGTATTTCATCGTCACGGGGCGCTGGCTGAAGGGGGTCGATGCCGGCCGCAAGTTGCCGTCGCCGACGGCGTTGCGCTGGTTCAACGAGGCACCGGTCGTGCTCTTGTTCGCGATTGTCTACCTGGTGCTGGCGAAGCCGTTCTGA
- a CDS encoding alkaline phosphatase: MTPFPPHRPWLPLACAFALTACASAPTQTPSAQALSARATGIDVPVPSIAHPAGETAAWWFRDGASQAAARGAMQGRAKNVIIFLGDGMSLTTVAAARIFEGQRKGGSGEENRLAWETFPATALSKTYNTDSQTPDSAGTMSAIATGVKTRAGVLSIGQGAKRKDCAGALAAPMLTLWELASSNGMATGVVTTARVTHATPGATFTHSPERNWENDSDLPAQAVREGCIDIARQLVETPFGRGFDVLMGGGRKNFMPASQRDPEEDDKVGERRDGRDLIADWKTRHRGGVYAWNKAQLDAAPLDKPLLALFQPDHMQFEYERPKDVAGEPSLAEMTRAAIARLSRNREGYVLLVEAGRIDHANHYGNAYRALSDTVAMSDAVRAASEATSAEDTLLIVTADHSHVLNFVGYPHRGNPILGKVRGGSGEDDEGGLVNDGLGLPYTTLSYANGPGYTGASSSQAAGPKHYPHMGKEYEPAEGRPDLRGVDTEHPDYMQESAVPLPNETHGGDDVGIWASGPGSDAIRGSVEQNAIFHFAAQATPRLREALCAKELCDANGVPVELPAVEAFKPR; this comes from the coding sequence ATGACGCCATTCCCCCCACACCGTCCCTGGCTTCCGCTCGCCTGCGCATTCGCCCTCACCGCCTGCGCCAGCGCTCCCACCCAAACCCCATCGGCACAAGCGCTTTCGGCGCGCGCCACCGGCATCGACGTGCCGGTGCCGTCGATCGCGCATCCCGCCGGCGAAACCGCCGCGTGGTGGTTCCGCGATGGCGCATCGCAGGCCGCCGCACGCGGCGCGATGCAGGGCCGGGCGAAGAACGTGATCATTTTCCTCGGCGATGGCATGAGCCTGACCACGGTGGCCGCGGCGCGCATCTTCGAAGGCCAGCGCAAGGGCGGTAGCGGCGAGGAAAACCGGCTGGCCTGGGAAACCTTCCCGGCCACCGCGCTGAGCAAGACCTACAACACCGACTCGCAGACGCCGGATTCGGCCGGGACCATGAGCGCGATCGCCACCGGGGTGAAGACCCGCGCCGGCGTGCTCAGTATCGGCCAAGGGGCGAAGCGCAAGGACTGCGCGGGTGCATTGGCCGCGCCGATGCTGACCTTGTGGGAGCTCGCGTCGAGCAACGGCATGGCCACCGGCGTGGTCACCACTGCGCGGGTCACCCATGCCACCCCCGGTGCCACCTTTACCCACTCACCGGAACGCAACTGGGAGAACGACAGCGACCTGCCCGCGCAAGCCGTGCGCGAAGGCTGCATCGACATCGCCCGGCAACTGGTGGAGACCCCGTTCGGTCGTGGCTTCGATGTGCTGATGGGCGGCGGCCGCAAGAACTTCATGCCCGCCTCCCAGCGCGATCCGGAAGAGGACGACAAGGTCGGCGAGCGCCGCGACGGCCGCGACCTCATCGCCGACTGGAAGACGCGCCACCGCGGCGGCGTGTACGCCTGGAACAAGGCGCAGCTCGACGCCGCGCCACTCGACAAGCCCCTGCTCGCGCTGTTCCAACCCGACCACATGCAGTTCGAATACGAACGCCCGAAGGACGTGGCCGGCGAACCGTCGCTGGCGGAGATGACCCGCGCCGCGATCGCACGCCTCTCGCGCAATCGCGAGGGCTACGTGCTGCTGGTCGAGGCCGGCCGCATCGACCACGCCAACCATTACGGCAATGCGTACCGCGCACTCAGCGACACGGTGGCCATGAGCGACGCCGTGCGCGCGGCGAGCGAGGCAACATCGGCCGAGGACACCCTCCTCATCGTCACTGCAGATCACTCGCACGTGCTGAATTTCGTCGGTTATCCGCATCGAGGCAATCCGATCCTCGGCAAGGTGCGCGGCGGCAGCGGCGAGGACGATGAGGGCGGCCTGGTCAACGACGGCTTGGGGCTGCCCTACACCACGCTCAGCTATGCCAACGGACCCGGCTACACCGGTGCCAGCAGCTCGCAAGCCGCCGGCCCGAAGCACTACCCGCACATGGGCAAGGAATACGAACCCGCCGAGGGTCGTCCCGACCTGCGCGGCGTGGACACCGAGCACCCCGACTACATGCAGGAGTCCGCCGTGCCGCTGCCGAACGAAACCCACGGCGGCGATGACGTCGGCATCTGGGCAAGCGGCCCCGGCAGCGACGCGATCCGCGGCAGCGTGGAGCAGAACGCGATCTTCCATTTCGCGGCGCAAGCAACCCCGCGCCTGCGCGAGGCGCTGTGCGCGAAGGAACTCTGCGATGCCAATGGCGTGCCGGTGGAGTTGCCGGCGGTCGAGGCTTTCAAACCGCGCTGA
- a CDS encoding dicarboxylate/amino acid:cation symporter, whose protein sequence is MFEWWFRIKFWKRVVAGFVLGALAGWAFGPNAETWFGPLGDLYVTLIKMIAVPLVFFAVINAVASLSGQKSIAALAGRTFLWFAITAVLAVGVGLAFGWILKPGLGVGVLQIASDYKEKQVPGVLDMLLNLVPSNPFQALGGAASAKTSDGMTVLVPRLGTVLQVIFFAGVIGFAMVKLGEKVAGMRKLVGEASEIMIQVTRFVLEFTPIGTFGLIAALVGGYGFEQLRPLLMFVVALYVACAFHIIVVYGGLLMAHGLNPWKFFRGAAPGMQVAFVASSSFAALPVSLRSATHNLGVDKDYAAFAVPLGATIKMDGCGAIYPALAAVFISQYAGIELSLSQYLIIALASVLGSFGTAGVPGTAVIMATVVLSAAGLPLETIGYLYAIDRVLDMMRTMTNVTGQMLVPVLVAKQTGMLDRTVYEAASTNVGLDQADAPR, encoded by the coding sequence ATGTTCGAGTGGTGGTTCCGCATCAAGTTCTGGAAGCGCGTGGTCGCCGGCTTCGTCCTCGGGGCATTGGCCGGCTGGGCGTTCGGTCCGAATGCGGAGACCTGGTTCGGTCCGCTGGGCGATCTCTACGTCACCCTGATCAAGATGATCGCGGTGCCGCTGGTGTTCTTCGCGGTGATCAATGCGGTGGCCTCGCTCAGCGGACAGAAGTCGATCGCCGCGTTGGCCGGGCGTACCTTCCTGTGGTTCGCGATCACCGCGGTGCTGGCGGTGGGCGTGGGCCTGGCGTTCGGCTGGATTCTCAAGCCCGGGCTCGGCGTCGGGGTCTTGCAGATTGCGTCCGATTACAAGGAAAAGCAGGTTCCCGGCGTGCTCGACATGCTGCTGAACCTGGTGCCATCGAATCCGTTCCAGGCGCTTGGCGGTGCGGCCAGTGCGAAGACCTCGGATGGCATGACCGTGCTGGTGCCGCGGCTGGGCACCGTGCTGCAGGTGATCTTCTTCGCCGGCGTGATCGGGTTCGCGATGGTGAAGCTGGGCGAGAAAGTCGCCGGCATGCGCAAGCTGGTCGGCGAGGCCAGCGAAATCATGATCCAGGTCACCCGCTTCGTGCTGGAGTTCACCCCGATCGGCACGTTCGGCCTGATCGCGGCGCTGGTCGGTGGCTACGGCTTCGAGCAACTGCGGCCGTTGCTGATGTTCGTGGTCGCGCTGTACGTGGCATGTGCGTTCCACATCATCGTGGTCTATGGCGGCTTGTTGATGGCGCACGGACTGAATCCATGGAAGTTCTTCCGCGGCGCTGCGCCGGGCATGCAGGTGGCGTTCGTGGCGTCCAGCAGCTTCGCGGCATTGCCGGTGTCGCTGCGCAGCGCCACCCACAACCTCGGCGTGGACAAGGATTACGCCGCGTTCGCGGTGCCGCTGGGCGCGACCATCAAGATGGATGGATGCGGTGCGATCTACCCGGCGCTGGCGGCGGTATTCATCTCGCAATACGCCGGCATCGAGTTGTCGCTGTCGCAATACCTGATCATCGCGCTGGCCTCGGTGCTGGGCAGCTTCGGCACCGCCGGTGTGCCCGGCACGGCGGTGATCATGGCCACGGTCGTTTTGTCCGCGGCTGGGCTGCCGCTGGAGACGATCGGCTATCTGTATGCCATCGATCGCGTGCTGGACATGATGCGGACGATGACCAATGTCACCGGGCAGATGCTGGTGCCGGTGCTGGTGGCGAAGCAGACCGGCATGCTCGACCGCAC